Genomic window (Marinifilum sp. JC120):
ATACCTGTTTGTCGCAGCTTTTATGCTGCTGACGTTGTGCAGCGCTAAAATTCTCTCAGCGGATTCCACTGTAAGCAGGCTAAAGGATGAAATTCAGGACACAAAGCACACCGTCACGCAGCAAAAGCAGGAACTGCTCAAGCTGACCCGCGAAGAACGCAGCATGTTCGGAGAACTTGCCACAATCGAAGACCGTATCACCGATGTGGAACGGGAACTTTTCCGGCAGGAAGACGACCTTGCGGGCATCATGGAAGATGAACAGGCTGCCAAGGCGGATCAGCGTGTTCTCGAAGATGAACTTTCAGAAATCGTTGATAAGCTGAAATCCATGCTGACCAAACTATGGCCAGTCCACTCCCGCAAGCTTGAAAATAAATTCGGTTCACTTGATGACTGGGAAAAGGCAGACCGCAATTTTGTCTGGCTGGCCTCCTTATATAAAGAGACCAAAACTGAGCTGAATAAAGCACAGGAAAAAGCCGATGAAATCTCAGTCAACCTTGAAGTCCAGAAAGACCTACGCTTGAAAGCGCAAGCCAAGCTATCAGAAATCAACAGTACCAAAGACGGATTGCTGAAGGATAAGTTGAGCCTGCTTGCCGGTATTAAAAGTATCCGCGCCCTCAAGATCAGCAGAGAGCAGGAACTGAAAGGGCTTCTTGATACAATCAACAAACTGAATTACAGACTTAAGAGCCTAACAAGCAGAAAAATTGCCACATTTAAAGGATCTTTACCCCGTCCGTGCGAGGGGAATGTCAAAGTCCGGTTCAAGCCTTCCGCCAAACCGCCAGTGCGCGGTGTCGGAATCCAGACCACTGGAAATGTTGATGTAAAATCAGTCTTCTGGGGCAAAGTCGTGCATAACGACACACTCAGAGGATTCGGGCGGGTTGTGATTATTTATCACGGCTACAACTACTACTCCCTTTACGCCTACCTTGCCGAAAGTTTTGTTAAAACCGGCCAGGAGGTTGAAAAGGATGAAATTATCGGTAAAACAGGGTATTACCCTAACTTAAAAGAAACGGGACTCTATTTTGAATTGCGTTTTCATCAGAAACCCGTTAACCCGCAAAAATGGCTTGCCCGAAATTAATGAATAATAACTTGAGCAAGATACAGCAGCCACCAAGCTGGAGGAACACATGAGAAAATCTTTGTGGATGATAGCCATCATCTGTCTTTTCGTAATCTCCGTTGCACCGGAACCAACACAAGCCGTTGATGATAACCGTTTTGAACCCCTGCGCAGATTTTCGCAGGTACTTGATCTGGTGGAACATAATTACGTTAACGACATCTCCCGCAAAGAACTTGTCGATGACGCTGTAAAGGGCATGCTTGAACAGCTCGATCCCCACTCCACTTTTCTTTCCACTGATGATTTCAAGGAAATGCAGGAATCCACCAGCGGTGAATTCAGCGGCATCGGCATTGAGATCAGCATGGAAAAAGGTCGCTTGACCGTTATCTCCCCCATTGAGGATACCCCGGCCTATAAAGCCGGACTCAAGGCTGGAGATCTCATCCTTGAAATCAACGGTGAATCCACCCAATCCATTTCTCTTATGGAAGCCGTGGGTAAAATCAGAGGCAAACGCGGAAGTGACGTAATCCTGACCATTCTGCACAAGGATTCCAACAAGCCCGAAAAGATAACCATCACCCGCGACACTATCCCCATCATCAGTGCCAAAAGTCAGGAACTTGAAGATGGTGTCCTCTATCTGCGACTGACCAGATTTAACGAAAACACCACCCGTGAAATGCATAAAGCCCTGCGCGAATACAAGAAAAAACACACCCTCA
Coding sequences:
- a CDS encoding peptidase M23 is translated as MSRFHFKTYLFVAAFMLLTLCSAKILSADSTVSRLKDEIQDTKHTVTQQKQELLKLTREERSMFGELATIEDRITDVERELFRQEDDLAGIMEDEQAAKADQRVLEDELSEIVDKLKSMLTKLWPVHSRKLENKFGSLDDWEKADRNFVWLASLYKETKTELNKAQEKADEISVNLEVQKDLRLKAQAKLSEINSTKDGLLKDKLSLLAGIKSIRALKISREQELKGLLDTINKLNYRLKSLTSRKIATFKGSLPRPCEGNVKVRFKPSAKPPVRGVGIQTTGNVDVKSVFWGKVVHNDTLRGFGRVVIIYHGYNYYSLYAYLAESFVKTGQEVEKDEIIGKTGYYPNLKETGLYFELRFHQKPVNPQKWLARN
- a CDS encoding S41 family peptidase; its protein translation is MRKSLWMIAIICLFVISVAPEPTQAVDDNRFEPLRRFSQVLDLVEHNYVNDISRKELVDDAVKGMLEQLDPHSTFLSTDDFKEMQESTSGEFSGIGIEISMEKGRLTVISPIEDTPAYKAGLKAGDLILEINGESTQSISLMEAVGKIRGKRGSDVILTILHKDSNKPEKITITRDTIPIISAKSQELEDGVLYLRLTRFNENTTREMHKALREYKKKHTLKGVVLDLRNNPGGLLTQAVSVADTFINDGLIVYIEGRNKASRKDFMAAEQATDVHVPIVTLINAGSASASEIVAGALKDHDRALLLGERTFGKGSVQTIIPMADGSGIKLTTALYYTPSGRSIQAEGIDPDIVYPFVPPAVDKDDRFILREKGLSRHLENNGKDIKSTKVQDDKAKKMLERDNQLRLALQMVKQLPRLKEIK